The proteins below come from a single Drosophila busckii strain San Diego stock center, stock number 13000-0081.31 chromosome X, ASM1175060v1, whole genome shotgun sequence genomic window:
- the LOC108605384 gene encoding trichohyalin encodes MQLKLLLPLTLCALIAAPLTLADGQGSGSISGSNYRLGLRNSVARGSEHVYPEGRFTSSIMNKLNNLKGTTTTTTLEPIYTPLTPTTPTITGTGTFTLTPTTDTDTLTPTTDATDTGTDTTAGRSLNDVDADSLEDDEEETLYHARSHMVDDDDDDDEYDVSNNMDEDDDEENEYAVAQPAAVHQSSSSVAMSEPVRRPTEQQWRQFQLEQRNRRRVNRIQREHNQRIRELLRRQRQMQRRNNQRLQRVQKINRRRQNQRTRRIRNKSKSQRQRRRRNNVERRRRQQQQQQRRRTRMNQRRHLRRLLRRRGRTKPHSAKDQEELPAEGRISPTKLAALTGLLGNKYGGGSNNGGEADTTTVISATPTTTTGTVESEFLTTPTTSIDLDTPPENEDARAEGQYDMESMSGQAMRSSQREAALRRQIAQLKRQQQMQRRRQQQRRRNMARKQQQRRRQRQQQQRRRAIRRRNQRLMNRQRTNRNRRNRTRRVVRA; translated from the exons ATGCAGTTGAAGCTTTTGCTGCCATTGACGCTTTGTGCGCTCATTGCAGCTCCCCTAACATTGG CCGATGGCCAAGGCTCCGGCTCCATCTCCGGGTCCAACTACCGTTTGGGTCTGCGCAATTCGGTGGCACGTGGCAGCGAGCATGTCTATCCCGAGGGACGCTTCACCTCGTCCATAATGAACAAGCTGAATAATCTCAAgggcaccaccaccaccaccacattGGAGCCGATATATACCCCTTTGACTCCCACCACACCGACAATTACAGGCACCGGCACATTTACTCTTACCCCTACCACTGATACTGACACTCTTACGCCCACTACAGACGCCACGGATACGGGTACGGATACTACTGCTGGACGTAGTCTTAATGATGTTGATGCTGACTCGTTGGAGGATGACGAGGAGGAAACTCTTTATCATGCACGCTCTCATATGgttgatgacgatgatgatgatgatgagtaCGATGTCTCCAATAACATGGATGAGGATGATGACGAAGAGAATGAATATGCTGTTGCGCAGCCCGCTGCAGTGCATCAGTCATCGTCGTCCGTCGCTATGTCTGAGCCCGTGCGTCGTCCCACCGAGCAGCAGTGGCGTCAGTTCCAGCTGGAGCAGCGCAATCGTCGTCGCGTGAATCGTATTCAGCGCGAGCATAATCAGCGCATACGCGAGCTGCTGCGCCGTCAGCGTCAGATGCAGCGTCGCAATAACCAGCGCCTGCAGCGCGTGCAGAAGATAAATCGCCGTCGCCAGAATCAGCGCACGCGTCGCATCAGGAACAAATCAAAGagccagcgtcagcgtcgcCGTCGTAACAATGTTgaacgtcgtcgtcgccagcagcagcagcagcagcgtcgccgCACGCGCATGAATCAGCGTCGTCATCTGCGCCGGCTGCTGCGTCGTCGCGGACGCA CCAAGCCACACAGCGCCAAGGATCAGGAAGAGCTGCCTGCTGAGGGACGCATTAGTCCTACCAAGCTGGCCGCGCTGACCGGCCTGCTGGGCAACAAATATGGCGGCGGTAGCAACAACGGCGGTGAAGCCGATACTACGACCGTTATATCTGCAACACCAACCACCACTACTGGCACCGTTGAATCTGAATTTTTAACCACACCTACCACTAGCATTGATCTGGACACACCACCAGAG AATGAGGACGCTAGGGCCGAGGGACAATACGACATGGAGTCCATGTCCGGTCAGGCTATGCGCAGCTCACAGCGCGAGGCTGCCCTCCGTCGCCAGATTGCCCAGCtgaagcgtcagcagcagatgcaacgccgtcgccagcagcaacgccgCCGCAACATGGCacgcaagcaacagcagcgtcgccgtcagcgccagcagcagcagcgccgtcGTGCCATTCGTCGTCGCAATCAGCGCCTGATGAACCGTCAGCGCACCAACCGCAACAGACGCAACAGGACTCGTCGCGTTGTCCGCGCCTAA
- the LOC108605385 gene encoding lateral signaling target protein 2 homolog, translated as MACVHPYLFFSVPRGRANAGAIVQGFELMHQADDDDADDDDGEEEPMAAVRAAAAADDDDDEMEAEAAADDEDDAEDDDDDDEDERMPMPMSRRNPAQQLMVAREQAGAIMVPDGIIEIEGQSVIDEQTGKAALLVPRASLDAIPDGAVVAVMERSSAAAAAASDADIGEERANRVIVRRRKTGGRRRQGQRRRRPMQQQRRRRVNNANRRRRNGNRRNVNRRRQNVRVVRPNRRRNNMRRRQMLQG; from the exons ATGGCGTGCGTG catcCTTATCTATTCTTTAGCGTGCCACGTGGTCGTGCCAATGCTGGAGCCATAGTGCAAGGCTTTGAGCTGATGCATCAAGCTGACGacgatgatgctgatgatgatgatggtgagGAGGAGCCCATGGCAGCtgttagagctgctgctgctgctgatgatgatgatgatgagatggaggcagaagctgctgctgacgatGAAGACGACGCCgaagacgatgatgatgacgatgaagATGAGCgcatgccaatgccaatgtcgCGTCGTAATCCCGCACAGCAATTGATGGTGGCACGCGAACAAGCGGGCGCTATAATGGTGCCCGATGGCATTATTGAGATCGAGGGTCAGAGCGTCATCGATGAGCAGACGGGCAAGGCGGCGCTGCTGGTGCCACGTGCTTCACTCGATGCCATACCCGATGGCGCTGTAGTCGCCGTAATGGAACGCtcctccgccgccgccgccgccgctagCGATGCCGACATTGGCGAGGAGCGCGCCAATCGCGTCATTGTGCGCCGCCGCAAGACCggtggccgccgccgccaaggACAGCGACGTCGCCgtccaatgcagcagcagcgtcgtcgtcgtgtcAATAATGCCAACAGACGTCGCCGCAATGGCAACCGCCGCAACGTCAATCGTCGTCGCCAGAATGTGCGTGTGGTGCGTCCCAACAGACGCCGCAATAACATGCGTCGTCGTCAAATGCTGCAGGGCTAA
- the LOC108605386 gene encoding centrosomal protein of 164 kDa has translation SMTTTTSSVICEEVFDEACLPSAEEINDYANLIGIDTSKEPHLLHLAKEGLMAALPAEWKICYSEEKNGHYYHNTRTKQSQWDHPLDAVYRELVEQTRQKLLLGSAVTPIIDNSEDVSQLDSGIRSMQGTDELLDDMSAPLSQPKPANTFPVASGFSGGVSRFLESRGKGFGPIFQPVKNTRFEVAKSQLGMAERKSAFQLSGTGAMFLKSRRQEQQHEHGTGGVKGILRDSSLTDMRRRVERDEEKSVRFNLQQVEMEQEQQSEQQAATAAAAAAQQQQEEEQLKSAELSNNSEEEAAAAAAAGQDVADLDEDEDDDEEEEEEEDDDDVWDEDDPDAMQGMCSLNPFISDSNKRDIRIISLPKAQTIQMLKEHTNSNSSDKENTPLGIKPLYEDTEDSDSKASSVRSFIINKHEQQTQHSTESQSAFDLDELVGKHSHELEQLQRKSAQAAANEKLGMRSLKMASKLVGLLKHKEQSKDTSEMLNEAAALQQLQLDMEQVKREHEARLKSLRHEYDLRLTSHQHQLEEAFELQLQQLEQQLQAKRVQLISEHKQRMATMQQNHAELLHELERDLRSEQELLRREHATQLQQLRDRLQHELQLEQQKMRDNGEQRLYEKLRCEKRLLEDKYRCLKEKYVRLKTDVKLSLERRSRRREAAAQQQQHHQHQHHQQQQQQQQQQQSLAANNSLTEPTLSQKPSIGNSENRSLSYSEQAQALKGGKPPVPPKTHLNLASKYIKQLQQDDNNTSLSQSDTTLSNNYSKNYLTTPTSHGAMVLLSDNGNSDSEQQQQQHNEHNNNNGKQQLAPRKKLFSRTKSASTSRLNAAEPGSQQYKPELRACTPVENLRHQLQKLEDLEDQFPEQTLDATYHLRYPFTDISNEHATVVGSELEFFKHRIHLERDSVRRAKESLRTQRSNFRARQREIKQRHKCLALTATRSNLEQLIQEEKELTEMEVNLHRTRALLGEKVIRLRHLEQSLLRIYEKEKPCLDASSLEGKPHDDAATLSDLSSHSSSGFSSTDFVSGAAVDMHKRKEYFQQESNECIQNLEILNAEIREILDILAQKQQQQQQQQQQQQQQQQQQAAAALTLSMPMISPHELSWSHMLSQPSPSAATPTLPNTSNSSCCSSSNNTLPAGAAAAAAGALHAPQSIPTLADRLETYRQLAAGRMHSSMGGAILAANTIVSQSPRAVNYTTSLVERTRDLRNWLRQAKTEHELLTGMGGMQHALNLHATAAATPTHAAAAA, from the exons aGATAAATGACTATGCAAACTTAATAGGCATTGATACCAGCAAGGAACCGCATCTATTGCATCTAGCCAAGGAGGGTCTTATGGCCGCATTGCCTGCGGAGTGGAAAATTTG CTACTCGGAGGAGAAGAACGGACATTACTATCACAACACGCGCACAAAGCAATCGCAGTGGGATCATCCATTGGACGCCGTCTACCGTGAGCTGGTGGAGCAGACGCGtcagaagctgctgctgggcagcgcAGTTACGCCCATTATAGACAACTCGGAGGATGTGTCGCAACTGGACTCGGGCATAAGAAGCATGCAGGGCACAGATGAGCTGTTGGACGATATGAGCGCTCCGCTTAGTCAGCCGAAACCCGCCAACACTTTTCCCGTGGCCAGCGGCTTCAGCGGCGGCGTGAGTCGCTTTCTGGAGTCGCGCGGCAAGGGCTTTGGGCCCATCTTTCAGCCGGTGAAGAATACGCGCTTCGAGGTGGCCAAGAGCCAGCTGGGCATGGCCGAACGCAAGAGCGCATTCCAGCTGTCCGGCACTGGAGCAATGTTTCTCAAATCTCGACGAcaggagcagcaacatgagcatGGAACTGGAGGCGTTAAGGGCATACTGCGCGACTCGAGCTTAACGGATATGCGACGCAGAGTGGAGCGCGATGAGGAGAAGAGCGTgcgttttaatttgcagcaagtgGAGATGGAGCAGGAACAGCAGTCGGAGCAACaagcggcgacggcggcggcagcagcagctcaacagcagcaagaagaagagcaacTCAAGAGCGCCGAGCTGAGCAACAATTCAgaggaagaagcagcagctgctgctgctgctggacaagACGTTGCCGATCTGGATGAGGATGAGGACgatgatgaggaggaggaggaggaggaagatGACGATGATGTGTGGGATGAAGACGATCCGGATGCCATGCAGGGCATGTGCAGCCTCAATCCGTTCATCAGCGATAGCAACAAGCGCGACATACGCATCATAAGCCTGCCCAAGGCGCAGACCATACAAATGCTCAAGGAGCACacgaacagcaacagcagcgacaaggAGAACACACCGCTGGGCATTAAGCCGCTGTATGAGGACACCGAGGACTCGGACTCCAAGGCGAGCAGCGTGCGCAGTTTTATAATCAACAAGCATGAGCAGCAGACACAGCATTCGACGGAGTCGCAGTCCGCATTCGATCTGGATGAGCTGGTGGGCAAGCATAGCCATGAgctcgagcagctgcagcgcaagtCAGCGCAGGCGGCGGCGAATGAAAAGCTGGGCATGCGCTCGCTCAAGATGGCCAGCAAGCTGGTGGGACTGCTGAAGCACAAGGAGCAAAGCAAGGACACAAGCGAAATGCTAAACGAGGCAGCCgcgctgcaacagctgcagctggacatGGAGCAGGTGAAGCGCGAGCATGAGGCGCGCCTGAAGAGTCTACGCCATGAATACGATTTGCGCTTGACTTcgcatcagcatcagctggAGGAAGCGttcgagctgcagctgcagcagctggagcaacagctgcaggcaAAGCGCGTGCAGCTGATCAGCGAGCACAAGCAGCGCATGGCCACCATGCAGCAGAATCATGCCGAGCTGCTGCACGAGCTGGAGCGCGATCTGCGCAGCGAGCAGGAGCTGCTGCGACGCGAGCATgcgacgcagctgcagcagctgcgcgacAGGTTGCAGCacgagctgcagctggagcagcaaaaGATGCGCGACAATGGCGAGCAGCGGCTGTACGAGAAGCTGCGCTGCGAGAAGCGACTGCTTGAGGATAAATATCGCTGCTTGAAAGAGAAATATGTGCGACTCAAAACTGATGTGAAGCTGTCGCTTGAGCGACGCTCGCGTCGACgcgaagcagcagcgcagcaacagcagcatcatcaacatcaacatcatcaacagcagcagcagcagcagcagcagcagcaatcgctaGCGGCAAACAATTCGCTTACTGAGCCAACGCTCTCGCAGAAACCTTCAATAGGCAACAGCGAAAATCGCTCGCTCAGCTACTCGGAGCAGGCGCAAGCGCTTAAGGGCGGCAAGCCGCCTGTGCCGCCCAAGACGCATCTCAATCTGGCCAGCAAGTAtatcaagcagctgcagcaggacGACAACAACACTTCGCTCAGTCAATCGGACACGACGCTTAGCaataattatagcaaaaacTATTTGACCACGCCCACTAGCCATGGCGCCATGGTGCTATTGAGCGACAATGGCAACAGCGAttcggagcagcagcagcagcagcataacgagcataacaacaacaacggcaagcagcagctggcgccgcGCAAGAAACTCTTTTCGCGCACCAAAAGCGCCAGCACCAGTCGCCTGAACGCCGCCGAGCCGGGCTCACAGCAATACAAGCCCGAGCTGCGCGCCTGCACGCCGGTGGAGAATCTGCGCCATCAGCTGCAGAAGCTCGAGGATCTGGAGGATCAGTTTCCAGAGCAAACACTTGATGCCACCTACCATTTGCGCTATCCCTTTACCGACATAAGCAACGAGCACGCCACCGTGGTTGGCTCCGAGCTGGAGTTCTTCAAGCATCGCATTCATCTGGAGCGCGACTCAGTGCGTCGCGCCAAGGAGTCGCTGCGCACGCAGCGCAGCAATTTTCGTGCGCGTCAGCGCGAGATTAAGCAGCGCCACAAGTGCCTGGCGCTGACTGCCACGCGCAGCAATCTGGAGCAGCTTATACAGGAGGAGAAGGAGCTGACCGAAATGGAGGTGAATCTGCATCGCACGCGCGCGCTGCTGGGCGAGAAGGTCATACGGCTGCGTCATCTCGAGCAGAGTCTGCTGCGGATCTACGAGAAGGAGAAGCCCTGCCTGGATGCCAGCAGTCTGGAGGGGAAGCCACATGATGATGCCGCCACGCTGAGCGATCTCAGCTCGCACTCCAGCTCCGGATTCAGCAGCACGGACTTTGTCAGCGGCGCTGCCGTCGATATGCACAAGCGCAAGGAATACTTTCAGCAGGAGTCCAACGAGTGCATACAGAATCTGGAGATACTCAATGCTGAGATACGCGAAATTCTGGACATTTTGgcgcagaagcagcaacagcagcagcagcagcaacaacaacagcagcagcagcagcagcaacaagcggctgctgctttgaccTTGAGCATGCCCATGATATCGCCACATGAGCTCAGCTGGTCGCATATGCTCAGCCAGCCATCGCCGTCGGCGGCCACCCCCACGCTGcccaacaccagcaacagcagctgctgcagcagcagcaacaatacgCTGcccgctggcgctgctgccgccgccgctggcgCGTTGCATGCACCACAATCAATACCCACGCTGGCGGATCGCTTGGAAACCTATCGCCAGCTCGCCGCCGGACGCATGCACAGCTCCATGGGCGGCGCCATTCTAGCGGCCAACACCATCGTCTCGCAGAGTCCGCGCGCCGTCAATTACACCACCAGCCTGGTGGAGCGTACGCGCGATTTGCGCAATTGGCTGCGTCAGGCCAAGACCGAGCATGAGCTGCTCACTGGCATGggtggcatgcagcatgcgCTCAATCtacatgccacagcagcagccacacccactcatgctgctgctgctgct